The nucleotide sequence ATGGGAAAGCAAATCAGATAATGACCTGAAACCAGGCTACTGGAACGTACTAAAGCTACGGTTCCGTCGCCTAGCCTTCTTCGCTACCTTCGTTGCGAGGCTACTCCATTGCCTGCAGATCCAAGTCAAACGATTCTGAGCCCTGTCACGTCTAAATGTACCTGAGAAATTTGATTAGTCAAAAGAGAAATGTCGATTACTGGAAAGCCTCTTGCAATGCAGAAAACTTATTGACATTCTACATACATCTTCTCCATTAAGGggtaaatatattatgatattgtTAACCTTTGTTGAATCACCAACCAGAGAGGGAAGTGCATTTATCTAATGAGGATTGCGGccgctggtttttcttttctatggtCTTACGTACCCATCCATATGTATACTCAGGCACATTCATCACATATGTATGGCACTAGTATGACATGAATTCAGAAGATGTGATGTATCAAGGTGTTGATAGAGGTTCTGCATCTAGGCTGGATGAGACACAAGGTTACACGTACAACTCAATTAAAATTATCCATAAAATTTGCTACCTGTCTACCGCACTAGCCCGGCACTAGATCCTTCTACAATTTTTTAAATATCCTACCGTCCACGCTTGAGACAACAAACAGCCGTCCTTTTTGACAATTTCATCCACCCTGGGACGCAAAAGTCTTGTAAACGTGCCGCTCTCAATACCATACATCCCACCACCTACCTTTCCAACTCTCATGCACCCACATATCCATGGCACGAAAAAAACGCCTATAAATACCCCACCGACTCCAATTCACGGCACAAACACCCAAGAACTTCCAGACAAACAAAAGCCATGGTCCCAAAATACCTTCTTCTAGCCCTTCTCGTAGGAGTGGTGGCTCTCACCACTCCCTCCGACGCTGGCCACAAGCCCCCGGAGACGAAGCCACCAACTCCTATCCACAAACCTCCAACCGGACACAAACCCCCAACTCTTGCCGACGAGAAGAAGACGTCTGTGGACCAGCACAAGCCTCCTGCTCCTGGTGGCAAGCATCCTGGTCCTCCTGGACACAAGCCGCCTTCCCTCTCCGATGCCAAGGATACTAGCCACATCCCGGAGCCTAAGCCCAAACCATATGGGAAGCCACCGGTGCATGTGAAGCCGCCGGGACCTTACAAGCCACCTCACAAGCCACCTCACAAGCCACCGTCCACTGACCACCTGAACTAGAGAGGGCTGCTGTGCTGCAGCTCGACGCATGGGGGTTGGATATCCAAATAAGAGGCTTCCTTAGACGTTATATAAAATACACACGCGGCATGTGCCATAATTTAACGTTATGCTTTTATCTGTATGCATGACATGATTTCCTGCTACTAGCTAGAGAGGCCTCGATCGCCATGTGTACTGCTATGTATCTGGCTTTGCTAGTACAATGAGAAACTTTGACAAGCCAATATCTTACTGGAAAATACGTAAGTAGTGCTAAATTATCTTCTTGCCAATGACTGGAGCTCTGGGCTACGTaccattttttttcattatataaaataaaatccgACAAGCGGTGCGAGGATCCATACGAGCAAGTTCTTAACCCTATATGGGTTGCAATTAATTATACAAAactaaaaaatctaaataatatttgatTGTTCAATTTTTTTACTAGAAAAAGGTCTTGAAGTGTGATAAATGGTAATAGAATGGACTTGGCTCAAGGCCTTACTAAGATTCGGCGGGTGCTgcagtataattttttttagagagagaaTGCTAAAACTTAAACGGAGAGGAGTATATGAGAGCTCTTGCATATATGTTTTTTAGgtcaaaaaaatctaaaaatcgAAATAATACTTTTTCAGTTGGCCTGTTTGGATGAGCTCATGGGTCGCTATAAACATATTTCAACTTTTGGTGGGGTGTAGGGATATAGAGAATTTGCATGTCAATGTGACTGAGGCTGTCCCTGTTGAAAAAGTTATGAAGAGGAGGTGGTCCGTTGAGAAGGGCCCTGACTTTCGCACTGGATTGCACTCGCCGCCACTATTGCTCCTTGCCTTCGGCAGGCATCTTTGTAAGGAAGAGCCCGTCCTTCTCTTTAAACGGCTTCAATCCCGGCTTTGTGAAGTACAAGATGGAAGATTATCTCCAACAAATAAACCAACTGGGAGAAGTTGGATTATCCCACTATCTCCATCTAAGCCTCTCTGTTCTCCGAGGACTATTTTGAGAAGCTAATGAGAATCCAACAATCTTACCTAAGAAGTGATGTATGTTGGATCGGACCCTCATCTTTAGTTTCTTTTCTCAATGATCTCTTCAAGGAATATTACTTTCCACCTTACCCAACAAAGAATATTCGTTGTTGTACAGCTCAGCTCAGCAcatagagggagagaggaaagTCAATGAGGGGGAAAGGTCCAATGTGGCATCGGCTGCAGTCCACAATATAAACTACAGAACGTGTGTTGAGGCTAGACGCGTAGTATACCTAAGATACATGTATTTAGAGATGCAGTGTTTCATGATTTTCAGGCCGGATCATCTTCTAATCAGTCCCCAAAGTCTCAGTAGTCCCACTAGGCCTAGCACCTCGACATACATGACCAGCAACTCGAACCCCAGTCCCAGTACGAGCCTCCTGTTGATTACCTAGGCAAAGAGGTTATTATGGATGGCTTTCAGATCCAgaataatttaattaaaatatcaAAAGTGTTATTCCTATtacaatttaaatattttataatatttgacTTCATTTATTTAATACATAATTAATAGTTTTGAATATATATTTGTTTTCATGTGTTTTTCATAAATGGAAATGGGAGAGTGAGGACAAAACAGAGATCTACTCGAGCAAGAGATGTATGACAGCTTCGTGAGGGTGAGAGGATCGTCATTCGATGCAACCTAATGGGGCAGCCCAGCAAAAGCGCTGGAAGCATATTAGCAAGTTTTCTAGGATCAATTATGTGGAAAGATCACCTGTATCCGCTCAACTATACTAAGTGGAATGATATGCTTTCTTCGTATAAGGTTAAGCTTCTGCGAGTTGTATaggtaaaaaattaaatttgatattgtatgttaatttgctagatatcataattatataatttgatttaacATTTATAATATTCTTTACTTTTGGTGTAGAGTAAGTTTGCGCTTTCTCTAGAAAGCCATGACTGGGTGCTGAAGTCCCTCAACTACAAATAGAAAAAATTTAGGGAGAAGTTGAAGATGGAGTACAGGGGAAAGGTTATGACAGAAGAATAGGTTGCTCGTAATTGTCCTCCTGTTGTATACCTTCATAAGTGGAGAAAACTTGTTCACTACTGATTTTGTAAGAGATGACAAGTTATGTGTACTCTCTTAatatcttatattttatttttttattaatatagattgcaaatatacACATCAAATATATTACACTGTCTACCAAAATTGGTAGAGCTACATGAGCATCTTATACTGTTCCTCACACATCAAGCTCTAAGAGTTATGTAAGGTATGgagataaattcatatttttcttttaaactctTTGGCATATTTCAAATTCCTTGTTAgatttatttgttttatattgaAATACTTATGCTTCTTAATAAAACTATGTATTATGTATCGTGTGCCATGTATCATGATACTTATGAGTCTTATTAAAACTCTTTGACTTTTTTTACTTCAAATTGAAATTTTAATCTTCATATTGGACTATGTatcatgcatcatgtatcatataATGTGTATCATGAACCGTGTATCTTCTACCATATATCACGTACTATGGATGATGTATcatataacatatattttttgttgtagatggaagaGCATGGGAGGGAACCTGATGAGGTAGAGTTCTACAGGATGACTCATACCCATCGAGATGGCAACTATATTTTTTCAAACATTAATAtggaacttttttttaaaatataggaGAAGGCTACATCCCTTATTGCAGAACGTGTTGGAGACTCATCATCATCTAGGGAGACCAGTCACGTCGAATCTTAGGTGTTCACCAAATTGATGGAAccagagcgttatggtcgaTTGAGGGGTTATGACATTGGAGTTACCCTCACTCAGTTGTCTGGAGTGAACAAATATACCCATAATGTTAGATATAGTAGTAGCACTGCAGACATCCGTAAGTTGGAGACAAAGATGGAGAAGATGGGGCAAAGAAATCAGATAGAGATATAATCTTTAATGGCTCAGCTTGACCAAATTACAATTTTGTTGCAAAGGTTTGTCTCTCCTTAGATAAATAACTatatctatttgaatattttacataattattGTGCATATTTTTATATGAGCTTAATGATTTATAATACTTTGCAATTCTTGTATTCTCAACTTctaaagtttttattttttttcttatagatTTTTGATACTTCTAGCAattgtagagatgatgatgatgatgccatgAACCACTAATAGCCCTTAGACtttttttaagagttttatgtatatatttttatgtttttggaAGCACTTTGAGTTGTAATGGATATTCAATCATGTTTGACAACGCAAATATAATCAAATttgataatataaatatttgctatttttatatatgataTATGTGTTATTATATGACTTCTGTTACGTATGTATTTAATATATACTTTTGTATAcagatttttataatttttaaaataaatttaaaaaatactttatattTAAGATACTAAAAAGCGTCACCATATTTTAAAGTTATGATAATGGAACTCAAAATATAACATCTAAATTCTAAAGCAACATAGTACTTTTCCTGTCATCGTTGCATAACTTTTATCATGGAGAAGATTTTATGATTTAGGTTAGCGGTTCTGTTCCCGAAAAATTTCCGGGGGGATGATGACGAGAATTAAAATATTGATGTCTTCGTATGAAATCAAGTTGATAATTGGACAAGTAGTCCTGCGCTTTACTAGTCTAAATTCAAGGGAACCAACCCACCACTTCATgcatgtaatgtccgggcccagaacctactaggcccaataagaagtAGGCCCAGTTAggggtttgggcccaaatttttactgtgggcagtattattataatggttattataatggttaaaaaaaaataaaaaaacgaagggataagaccgacagggaagggttacctcaccccctgctggcagccgatgccgggccggagacaaggggggcggcggccagtcccggagCAGGGAGGAatggagaggatgggacctctcagaggggggggtctcatcctctaaacaaattatttaagcctctgccggcaaccccaaggGACAGACCCCCTAGAATACTGaacgagagagtgagagagccgAAGCCTTGGAGCCGAAGGCaaaggagccctgaagctccaagaggaaggagggactaccagggggagaactgcccaacggtaaccagcaaaaatccaggtaagtggccccttttaataaaattttagggAGTGGGAAAACCCTCTgtggggtattctcccctctgtttcaactATGGGACAGAGAGGAGGAGACCGGCAGAAGGGAGAAGGGTCACGGGCCGGACCCATAGACCCCGGaccggcctgagaacggccgcGACCCAAGGCCAGGCCCGATGACCACTCGGGCCGAGCCGCCTGCAGGGCACCGCAGCCTCGGCTGCGGCTACTCTAGGGCTCGGGGGGCAGCCCCGGGCCGCCGGTCAGGTTGAGCCGGCAACCGGCGTGGCCACAAGGCCgccagccccggccggaccactgcctcctctccggcaagaggcggtggtgccggagggaaggatcaaagaaaagaaaaggaagaagggaagaagaaagaaagagagaggaggaagaggccgtagatccggtcggaggagaagaagaaggccggaggaccggccgaaatggctagggcttccgatcggaaccaaggagagagagaaaagggagaggaggaggggacttgcccgtgtacggccgtgagcgtcgccggtgcgggctcggccggggaagccgagagctcggccgcgggctcggccggggaagccgagagctcggccgcgggcgTTGCCGATCGCGGTCCGACCCCCTCCCCGTGAGGAGGAGACCATCGACCTCCCTTcgccggagaggagaggagaggaggaatgggagatcgggatgaaaggaagcttcgggaaggagaagaaaaaaaaaaaagaagaaacggtgaagaaaaagaaagaaaaagagaaacaaaaagaaaagaaaagaaaaagaaaagaaaagaaagaaaaagagaagagaaaagaaaagagtgggttaacgggccggaatcgggttcggatccgaaacccgttaagcccaataataagaaattggtttagccaattgaagctgaacccgagcccaatcaaattgggctaagtctggacaagcccgATTTAAACCaggtccgaacccaattaagctgagttggtctcagcagacctaattgattgtgaatcaggcccaattcatgcccaattcaactgacagaaggtcgaattgaccttgggctaacctcgactcaggcccaaataagccacattgaccaaatcagaggacccaattggctagaaaaggttggacccaattataaacgatgcccaatcctttaattaaaaacccaatcaacccatgtggacccaatttggttttaaatcgaaccccaaaggcttcaaattggatttgggctaaatccttggataggacccaagcaagtaagttcatagtatgatgaactaagagattttataataaataaatggggaataatgtaaaccctatgatgttgctttaggtgattaaggatttgtcacctggacttgagcaatttggaaagcgaattgatgtaagtaatctgtcttaatcttatcgtagatcttgtattacgttttataagatgaaccagtgtttttcatacaatttgaattgtatacatgatttgtgaagaaagtaagtaatctaccttaatcttatcgtagatcttgtattacgttttataagatgaaccagtgttttcatacaatttgaattgtatacatgatttgtgaagaaagtaagtaactTGTTTTAATCTTGTTGTGAATCGTGTATGTAAGTAGCCTGCCCTAATCTTTATGGATCatacatgaaatttaacatgttatGCATGTACTGTAGGCTAAGAACGATATGTGTATCTGACATGCTCTAGTTACACAAGATATGATGATATATGCTTTATATTCCGTTATGCCTACAAAATACTGGGATTGCATTACATGCTAAaatatgagttatgaaatatgaacatgGGTGGTACATGTCAGTCACATAATTAATGGTTGTgcacatattatgttttcatagctcttgtgatacatgcaaaatgaattgaattccttattatgatttttattagcatgagtgtaaagaatgataatgatttgctctagctgcatattgcttgtaaaggggtacctaagaactcctattgctacgggccgaatgcaactgagccggccttgccagtggccgataatgactgagccagccccgccagtggccgactaataactgagcaggccccgccagtaaccaataatgaattcgccgtagcatTTATGAGGTACTACCTATACGAAGCATTATTtactcttaagagctactgacccaatgtaactgagccggccttgccagtggccgagaatgactgagccagccccgccagtggccgcctaataactgagccggtctcgccagtggccaagaatgacttcgcagtagcatttaagagcacgaccacggcatgccgggggcacggtttcatatgcatactttatgaaaatgatatttgaagcatgatcatcaggctcgtttcagagcctgggtatatgaggcgggtgcttccaaatcctgcagatgcgtttttggggagaagcaaaatcggtgaggggtgaaggacgcttgcatgaagccccggaaccggccaacatctggcaggggagccccg is from Phoenix dactylifera cultivar Barhee BC4 chromosome 18, palm_55x_up_171113_PBpolish2nd_filt_p, whole genome shotgun sequence and encodes:
- the LOC103707034 gene encoding proline-rich 33 kDa extensin-related protein-like, whose product is MVPKYLLLALLVGVVALTTPSDAGHKPPETKPPTPIHKPPTGHKPPTLADEKKTSVDQHKPPAPGGKHPGPPGHKPPSLSDAKDTSHIPEPKPKPYGKPPVHVKPPGPYKPPHKPPHKPPSTDHLN